GTCGCTGTACGCTGTTCAATTGCAATTACTACCGCTCAACGGTGAAGTGCAACTGCAACTCTGTCACTTGGTCTCGGTTGTTGGGGTAGCTCAGGTCGCCTGAGCAGCGAAGTGCACTTTGTGTCGGTATTAAGTGGTCGAACACACAGTACGTTAAGTTTACCCTTTCGTTCTCTATCAGAGATCGccgtcgaagcagcagcaacgggatcGTCACAAGATTGCACAAAGATAGACTAAAGTGTCTTTAGtgtatgtacgtgtgtttgtgtgtggctgtaGATAGCGAACACTACTATCGCTGATTAGTCCGTGAACGCGAACTGAGAACCATTAGTTGGGGAGTCTGAAGCCTGCAGGAGGAACTACACGGAGCTCTCGTTGCCCGTCAAATCATTCATCACAGATGGGTTTCGTGTGGATGGGAATGTTGCAgcttggttttgtgtttggaGCAACGTATGGTATCATCAAAAGGTAATCAATGTGACCGCCAAGTACTTCGCCCAATCTAATTCAATTTGCTGACCACGCCATCGACCGCAATGGCTGGCACGTGCTCTTggtttaaattgatttaaaatgaGGTATCATTCTGCACTTGACCTACTAACAGCTGACAGCAGGTCGGGATCAGTTTAAACCCTAAACTTGTGCAGTGGTCCTACATTCCAGCAAGTGTCAATGGCCTTCGCATAGACTGGTGTGCGggagaaatcaaattaatttatctCAATTGCTCCGTCTAGGTCAAATGAATGCAACTGTTTGTTGACGTCTTCACCGAATCTACTAATGTGCCATCGTCTCTCCCCTTAACAGGAACTCTTACAGTCGAGGAGGTGTACAAAGACCGCGACCAGTTCGCGGCGCTGGTGCGCGAGGTCGCGGCCCCTGACGTTGGCCGGATGGGCATCGAAATATTGTCCTTTACGATCAAGGACGTGTACGACGATGTGCAGTACTTGCAGTCGCTCGGTAAGGCGCAAACGGCGAGCGTCAAGAGGGACGCCGACTCGGGGGTAGCCGAGGCAAACCGTGACGCCGGCATTAGGGAGGCCGAGTGCGAGAAGAGTGCGATGGACGTCAAGTACTCGACCGACACGAAGATCGAGGACAATGCGCGCATGTATAAGCTGCAGAAGGCCAACTTTGACCAGGAGATCAACACCGCGGTATGTAGCGCGTGACAGAGTGATGCAACGCAGCTCAAGCGGAAGCTACGTTACCACCGAGCTCACTAATCGCCACTCCATTTACTTTATTTCCGCTGCACAGAAAGCCGAATCACAGTTGGCGTATGAGCTGCAGGCTGCTAAGATCCGCCAGCGCATCCGTAACGAGGAAATCGAGATCGACATCGTCGAGCGCCGCAAGCAAATTGAGATCGAAACGCAGGAAATCAATAGGAAGGATTGCGAGCTGTCGGCTACCGTGAAGCTGCCGGCCGAGGCGGAGAGCTACCGCGTGCAAACGATCGCCGAGGGCAAGCGCACGCAGACCGTTGAGCAGGCACGGGCTGAGGCGGAGCGTATCAAGCAAATCGGTTCGGCTGAAGCGTACGCCATCGAGCAGGTCGGCAAGGCGGAAGCCGAACGGATGCGTATGAAGGCGAACGTCTACAAGATGTACGGTGATGCCGCCATCATGAATATCGTGCTGGAATCACTGCCAAAGGTTTGTAAAGGATCCCTTGTGGGGCTACGGTCTCCGCAGCTGTCTGTAGTGTTCTACCATAAGACTTCATTTTTCTATACGATAATCTTGTACGACCACTTTTAAGAGTAATACGTTCATCAAAATTGTAACTAGACAAAAGTATTGTTGTGACGCGGATAGCACATTCGAAAGATCGTTGTACCGTTGAAACGAAAATGTGTACGCAATCTAGACAATGAAACTACGAATCTCTGCTTTAGCACTAAATATTCCCGTAATCATTAAACCATCGCACACAAtgtcgaaaaataaaacaaatatcaCCTTCAATTAGTCCTGGGTAGGGTTTCGGCTTGtattttatgtatttatttgttatttatgtattgttattgttatttattttattgtggtttttttttcaatcataTTACACATGTAATCACGGCTGTACAAACACAAAATCTCTCGTGGGGCACGTCTTTCATATCACGCACTTACAGCTTTCATGAAAATAAAGCATACCCTCGTGGTCATATGGAAGCATCTTGGGTATCTCTATAAAGGCTTCTTCCTTAACataatgttttccatttaataAATAGTCAAATTTTcaatgcgttttttttttcatttaacttgttttttaagttttttccTTATACGTAACATATTTATGTTAATTCGTGCAGTATAATAAGGATATGTCGGAACGCAATGTATATCACGCTAATGACATTCGCTATTGGAATCGCAGCATGGTATCCACCTATCGCAGCATGGTATACTGCGTTAAACATAGAACATTTGTCTTTTaatgtttagtttttttccATATGATTAGATTTAGTTAGATCATAAGTTGTGCATTGCTTATTAGTAAAATCGTCTTACCACTGTACTAAAACAACCACTTTCTctacaacaataacaacctTAAGCAGGTCAATGGACTGTAGAATAAGTTCAAAATCACGGAAGTGCAAAGAAAAATGCTGTTAATGGTAGAAATAGCTTTCTGCCCACCTCTATCCAGTGTCCTGAAAGTTGACCAAATCATCTAATACGGTTTTTTTATCTTGTAGATTGCTGCCGAGGTAGCCGCTCCGTTAGCGAAGACAGAGGAGATCGTTCTGATCGGGGGAAATGATCAGACAACGGGCGATGTTGCGCGTCTCGTAGGACAACTACCGCCAGCCATTAACGCGCTAACCGGAGTCGATCTGTCAAAGGTTCTCGGCAAAATTCCAGGCGCGAAAGCATAATCGATGGCCATTGTAGACCCCAGGCACAGCGGCCATCATTGaacgcagcacagcacataCAAATTTCTACTTTCTGAATCGCAATTCACCAGAAGCATGTTGCATTTACTAAATCCAAATGTTACTAACCCAATGGCGAAGTGTCTGCTTGCATACGTagttaaacgaaatgaaaaaaaaaaatcaactcaTCCTCTTTCTTACACACGAACTCCAGTTCGCTTCCGAGCTACTAATTTCTGAAACGATTCTCCTCCTGCTTTCGATTAACACATATGGCGCAAGATTTTACGAAACACATATTAAAGATATGAAAACACTTTCTCGGAATTtctactattgctgctgttgctgcagtttcACTAGTGCATGTACGTGGGCCAATTTATGAATCTTTTTTATAgcttcggtgtcggtgttgcaTTTCTATTTCACTTATTTTTGTATTCGCTTTATTTGTCACTTCacatttaatatttttatgtttatgcacTCGTACCCTAAACTCGTAAGAAACGGAGTTTTCAATTTAGGGAGGGTCTCTTATGTATCCGGCGCACAACCCACATTAATATAATTCCCCTTCGAACTACTAATACCGACCACCTTCGGTTGCGAACGCTATCTACGGCAAATTATTTAGTTGGCCAAATATCGCTCAAATGGATTAAGCTCGTTTGTTAGGTCTTAATCATACGGCGGAATGTTGGCCAACATAACAAAAGAATTCCTTACGATCTATCACAGTATAACGGTCCCAACAAGTGCTGATTTTTCGTAAAACGGATAAGTAAATGTGGCACAGACAGTGGTTTATATCTGTGCATATTTACACCCGGTATGGAAATGAGAGCGCTATATGGGAAATTATATTTTGTATATGTTACATGGTACATCTTATACCAATACATACAGAGTCTCTCCCTCACTGTGCCTAACATACCAATGGATCTTTTTCCTTAAATAGTCAAGTATGAAATGCCACAATACACGGCGAGCCCATCTTATTGAAAAATcatcgaaaaattgaaaatcgtTCCCGTCATGTATCATTATATCATTCGTCATATAGTACGCACCATTTGTCTagctgttttgtttgtaaatttGAGCCACCGGATTCTTAACTCTGTACTTTGTACTCCGCAAGGACTGAGATTGGTTATCAAATTATCCATCTTTAAAACTCCGGTCAAAAACGAGGTTCTTAGGCAGACCAGAATCTCGCGAATGGTTTTTAACGAACTCCAATGTGCGTGGATATTCATTATGGTTTGTGGTTTAACCGCGGAGCACATGTTTCTGCAGCCCTTGaattttgtatgtttttccAAAGACTTTCTcaaaataaaagaaggaaTGATGTACcttaccgactctctacacgggcgcgagaaagctgaaaatgagatgagaatgaaaaaggcgagaatgtcaaatcccatacatttgtgacagcctacttgtatctttacatttccatttgtatgggatttgacattctcgcctttttcattctcatctcattttcagctttctcgcgcccgtgtagagagtcggttacGTCTAAATAAATTGTctgatttgaatttaaaaaaagaatggCTTTCATACTTGACTATGTCTGAGATCCAGGGTACGAGTTTATATCCTTTATATTAACCAATgcattttttacatttaatCGTTTCAATTCAACCCTCCCTCTTAGTAAACCATTGTTCAAGGTGATGGAATAGACCCACAAAAACACTTTTATTTGTTCAGTTCCATTTAGTAGAGGAAAATTTTACGATCCAAAAAAGATTTACGAAACATACTAGCAAAACATGTCAGTGCACCAATTTACCAATATAACCATGGTCTGCCCCTCGTCGACGATAGCATGGTGATTTCAAAGCTATGAACACCTACAAGAGACATGTAGTGCATCAGTCCTCATACAGCATGGAGCAGGAGCTTCCTGTAGACCATTGGCAAGCAATAGCGAATGGTTTTTAATCTTCTTTCAATTTAGTTTCTATTGTACTTTCTTTAATGGACCGTTTGTTCAAACATACGGCAGGCGTAATACTAGTCGAATAGATTTCATTACCATGTTGTGCGCGTGCAATCGTGCACAGTTCCAATACTGTTTTGGGCATCGCCTAATTGGATTACTTTGCCAGTATCAGTACCAAATGCAGTAGTAGTCATACCGAACAGTCTATAACAGCAGCTCAAACAGGCCGCGTAACGCATATGTTTACCTTGTCGTATCAAGAGCCAAAAGTGTACGGAGAATAACGAATTGACACTATTCATAACCACACGTGCAttcatacacatacacacacacactctctctctccttctctcatacacacatacacaaacacaaccactGTATAAACCACACGATAGATCGCGATCACATCGGAGGAAACCCAAAATTCCATCGCGAGTAAAACGCTCGTAACATCCACAGGAATCCGCTATGTAAAATATCTCAAAATCAATTCCTCACTTTTTCCGCGGTTTTCAGTGCAATTCGTAGCATCAACATCTACAGGCAACGACAGCATAGAATAGACATTTTTAGTGGATCGAACGGTAACGACGTAAAGTCCAAACGTCATAGATCAGTCATAGTTGCAGCATCCTCCAATCGGATTGCAAGCCGGCATCGATCTGCTTTCGCCTTCTAGTTGTTATAGGATTCTCTTCGTGCTATCCCTTCTGTTAGAAATGCGCACTCCGGCATACAAGGGAGTGAAGTAATTTGCAGAGAACATAAGTAAATACAAAACCAACCTAACAtgaaaaatgtagaaaaaagaaacaaaccaaaacacgACAAAAGAAGCGAGACAGAAGAAACCCATCCAGTAGGGGTTGATGCGCGAAAAGAGATCGCAACAAATTAGAAAATCATAGACAGAGTAGCTGACCGCGATGAACATacgaagcagcaaacaacacacaaacacacacagtagtGAAAACAAACGGAATCCAAACGTTAAACAAACTaactaaaaccaaaaacacgaaGCTAACAAAGTAACAACAAGTAGCGAAAAGGCCAGAAAATTGTATATTTTTTATACTCCTTATATGAGAAGTGTttattgatgatgattgaaggTCAAGTGACGTGTTGGCGAAGTGAGCGAGCAAAAGGAATGTGGCGTCAAAGCAGACCACCGGCAACCTTCTGTCCCCTCGAAAAACGATGCTGTAGCCGAAAACTGTGTGTGGTTGCATAGTGAGTATAAGTAAAGCAGGCCTCTTTGTAGCACCGATTGCTTGGATCAACCACAGAGATCCTGAATGGCATGAATCGAGCTGATAGATTTGGACAGCTTTTATGTTCATACAAATCCCTCAAAAAATGTTTGATTGAGCTAGAGCGTGATAGAGACGAGACAGCCAGAAACTACCACAACCTGAATGGTTAATGCATTTAGTAGAGATAAAGTAGGGTGGCTAAGAT
The sequence above is a segment of the Anopheles darlingi chromosome 2, idAnoDarlMG_H_01, whole genome shotgun sequence genome. Coding sequences within it:
- the LOC125948887 gene encoding flotillin-2 isoform X3, with translation MGNIHTVGPNEALIVSGGCCGSMKKRTIVGGWAWAWWLVTDVQRLSLEVMTLNPMCEMVETAQGVALTVTGVAQCKIMKADELLGTASEQFLGKSVKEIKTTILQTLEGHLRAILGTLTVEEVYKDRDQFAALVREVAAPDVGRMGIEILSFTIKDVYDDVQYLQSLGKAQTASVKRDADSGVAEANRDAGIREAECEKSAMDVKYSTDTKIEDNARMYKLQKANFDQEINTAKAESQLAYELQAAKIRQRIRNEEIEIDIVERRKQIEIETQEINRKDCELSATVKLPAEAESYRVQTIAEGKRTQTVEQARAEAERIKQIGSAEAYAIEQVGKAEAERMRMKANVYKMYGDAAIMNIVLESLPKIAAEVAAPLAKTEEIVLIGGNDQTTGDVARLVGQLPPAINALTGVDLSKVLGKIPGAKA
- the LOC125948887 gene encoding flotillin-2 isoform X5; this encodes MVSSKGTLTVEEVYKDRDQFAALVREVAAPDVGRMGIEILSFTIKDVYDDVQYLQSLGKAQTASVKRDADSGVAEANRDAGIREAECEKSAMDVKYSTDTKIEDNARMYKLQKANFDQEINTAKAESQLAYELQAAKIRQRIRNEEIEIDIVERRKQIEIETQEINRKDCELSATVKLPAEAESYRVQTIAEGKRTQTVEQARAEAERIKQIGSAEAYAIEQVGKAEAERMRMKANVYKMYGDAAIMNIVLESLPKIAAEVAAPLAKTEEIVLIGGNDQTTGDVARLVGQLPPAINALTGVDLSKVLGKIPGAKA
- the LOC125948887 gene encoding flotillin-2 isoform X4, with product MMNVYYFHHQADELLGTASEQFLGKSVKEIKTTILQTLEGHLRAILGTLTVEEVYKDRDQFAALVREVAAPDVGRMGIEILSFTIKDVYDDVQYLQSLGKAQTASVKRDADSGVAEANRDAGIREAECEKSAMDVKYSTDTKIEDNARMYKLQKANFDQEINTAKAESQLAYELQAAKIRQRIRNEEIEIDIVERRKQIEIETQEINRKDCELSATVKLPAEAESYRVQTIAEGKRTQTVEQARAEAERIKQIGSAEAYAIEQVGKAEAERMRMKANVYKMYGDAAIMNIVLESLPKIAAEVAAPLAKTEEIVLIGGNDQTTGDVARLVGQLPPAINALTGVDLSKVLGKIPGAKA
- the LOC125948887 gene encoding flotillin-2 isoform X2, which produces MGNIHTVGPNEALIVSGGCCGSMKKRTIVGGWAWAWWLVTDVQRLSLEVMTLNPMCEMVETAQGVALTVTGVAQCKIMKIKNEKADELLGTASEQFLGKSVKEIKTTILQTLEGHLRAILGTLTVEEVYKDRDQFAALVREVAAPDVGRMGIEILSFTIKDVYDDVQYLQSLGKAQTASVKRDADSGVAEANRDAGIREAECEKSAMDVKYSTDTKIEDNARMYKLQKANFDQEINTAKAESQLAYELQAAKIRQRIRNEEIEIDIVERRKQIEIETQEINRKDCELSATVKLPAEAESYRVQTIAEGKRTQTVEQARAEAERIKQIGSAEAYAIEQVGKAEAERMRMKANVYKMYGDAAIMNIVLESLPKIAAEVAAPLAKTEEIVLIGGNDQTTGDVARLVGQLPPAINALTGVDLSKVLGKIPGAKA
- the LOC125948887 gene encoding flotillin-2 isoform X1, translated to MGNIHTVGPNEALIVSGGCCGSMKKRTIVGGWAWAWWLVTDVQRLSLEVMTLNPMCEMVETAQGVALTVTGVAQCKIMKMMNVYYFHHQADELLGTASEQFLGKSVKEIKTTILQTLEGHLRAILGTLTVEEVYKDRDQFAALVREVAAPDVGRMGIEILSFTIKDVYDDVQYLQSLGKAQTASVKRDADSGVAEANRDAGIREAECEKSAMDVKYSTDTKIEDNARMYKLQKANFDQEINTAKAESQLAYELQAAKIRQRIRNEEIEIDIVERRKQIEIETQEINRKDCELSATVKLPAEAESYRVQTIAEGKRTQTVEQARAEAERIKQIGSAEAYAIEQVGKAEAERMRMKANVYKMYGDAAIMNIVLESLPKIAAEVAAPLAKTEEIVLIGGNDQTTGDVARLVGQLPPAINALTGVDLSKVLGKIPGAKA